Proteins from a single region of Flavobacterium sp. YJ01:
- a CDS encoding DUF6702 family protein, whose amino-acid sequence MKNKLVYCFLAVVFVLSSAFTFHKFYVGVFQVNYVAEKKMIQITSRIFIDDLNNAMEKKYHKKTFVGTEKETQADLDLFEKYLSENFLIKVNGQSKKITFLSKEVEAGDVLVCYSRIKDIDKFKTLEISNTILVDWNSEQQNITHISAFDTKKSVLFTQSSRKEVLKY is encoded by the coding sequence ATGAAAAATAAATTAGTTTACTGTTTTCTTGCGGTTGTATTTGTATTGTCTTCCGCATTTACTTTTCACAAATTTTATGTCGGAGTTTTTCAGGTAAATTATGTTGCCGAAAAAAAGATGATTCAGATAACTTCGCGCATTTTTATTGATGATTTGAATAATGCGATGGAAAAAAAGTACCATAAAAAAACTTTTGTAGGTACCGAAAAAGAAACACAGGCAGATCTCGATTTATTCGAAAAATATCTTTCAGAAAACTTTTTGATAAAAGTAAATGGTCAATCAAAAAAAATAACTTTTTTATCTAAAGAAGTCGAAGCGGGCGATGTTCTGGTTTGTTATTCTAGAATTAAGGATATTGATAAGTTTAAAACATTAGAAATTTCGAATACAATCTTAGTGGATTGGAACTCAGAACAGCAAAACATTACACATATTTCAGCATTTGATACCAAAAAGAGTGTTCTTTTTACACAATCTTCAAGGAAAGAAGTGTTAAAATATTAA
- a CDS encoding carboxypeptidase-like regulatory domain-containing protein has protein sequence MKISKNISIIVLVLLVQICFGQKNDLKQLVGKVVEHSTPIEGINIINNATQVATVSDSEGNFSMQVKEGDVLVFSAVNLEPLKHRVVSGDFYPNILIVKMTAKEVELKEVVVNENANITAENLGIIPYGQKKYTPAERKVYTATSTSVDKLLNAISGRTTMLKKEVNVEKKEALFRKLEYLFEENYYTDRLKIPVADIKGFQLFCVEDADFAVSLNSKNKTMSMFLITDLARKYLTILENEK, from the coding sequence GTGAAAATAAGTAAAAACATATCTATAATTGTTCTGGTTTTATTAGTTCAAATCTGTTTTGGACAAAAAAATGATTTAAAACAGCTGGTTGGGAAAGTAGTAGAACATTCTACACCAATTGAAGGAATTAATATTATCAATAACGCGACTCAAGTAGCAACCGTTTCAGATTCTGAAGGTAATTTTTCGATGCAGGTTAAAGAAGGAGATGTTTTGGTTTTTTCTGCTGTAAACCTTGAACCATTGAAACATAGAGTTGTATCTGGCGATTTTTATCCTAATATTTTAATTGTTAAAATGACAGCGAAAGAAGTCGAATTGAAAGAGGTTGTAGTTAATGAAAATGCAAATATCACAGCTGAAAATTTAGGAATAATTCCATACGGACAAAAAAAATATACTCCAGCAGAAAGAAAAGTTTATACGGCAACTTCTACTTCGGTAGATAAACTCTTGAATGCCATTTCAGGTCGAACTACTATGCTGAAAAAAGAAGTAAATGTGGAGAAAAAAGAAGCGCTTTTTAGAAAACTAGAATATCTTTTTGAAGAGAATTATTACACGGATAGATTGAAGATTCCGGTTGCTGATATAAAAGGATTTCAATTATTTTGTGTGGAAGATGCCGATTTTGCTGTATCTTTGAATAGTAAAAACAAAACAATGAGTATGTTTTTAATCACAGATCTAGCAAGAAAATATCTAACAATTCTCGAAAATGAAAAATAA
- a CDS encoding carboxypeptidase-like regulatory domain-containing protein — translation METSKAISAVFFLFFVQTGFGQTELKLLHGKIVLSSKPVEGVNVINNNSQISTISDSQGDFSISVKENEILVFSAVNLNPLKRRITKDDLRSSELLIEMTIKELELQEVIVDENTAITAENLGIIPKGQKKYSQAERQLATAGDFKPIMLLGLLGGSMQLDPLINKINGRTKRLKANVEIEKKEKNLLKLGYLFDDVYFVQKLQIAKENVNEFKLFVIENNEFCTVLNSKNKTSTEFLLGELAVKYKEIISSENK, via the coding sequence TTGGAAACAAGTAAAGCCATATCTGCTGTTTTTTTTCTGTTTTTTGTTCAAACTGGTTTTGGACAGACAGAATTAAAGCTGTTGCATGGAAAGATAGTTTTAAGTTCTAAACCAGTTGAAGGGGTTAATGTAATCAATAATAATTCGCAAATATCTACGATTTCAGATTCGCAAGGTGATTTTTCAATTTCAGTAAAAGAAAATGAAATTTTGGTTTTTTCAGCTGTTAATTTGAATCCTTTAAAAAGACGAATTACAAAAGATGATTTAAGATCTTCAGAATTGTTAATCGAAATGACAATAAAAGAGCTTGAATTGCAAGAAGTTATTGTTGACGAAAATACTGCTATAACGGCTGAAAATTTAGGTATAATTCCTAAAGGACAGAAAAAATATTCGCAGGCAGAAAGGCAATTAGCGACAGCGGGAGATTTTAAACCGATAATGTTATTAGGTCTTTTAGGAGGATCGATGCAGCTTGATCCGTTAATCAATAAAATTAATGGAAGAACAAAACGATTAAAAGCAAATGTAGAGATTGAGAAAAAGGAAAAAAATCTTCTCAAATTAGGTTATTTGTTTGATGATGTCTACTTTGTTCAAAAGTTGCAAATAGCCAAAGAAAATGTAAATGAATTTAAACTTTTTGTGATTGAAAACAACGAATTTTGCACGGTTTTAAATTCAAAAAATAAAACTTCGACGGAGTTTCTTCTAGGAGAATTGGCTGTCAAGTATAAAGAAATAATTTCTAGTGAAAATAAGTAA
- a CDS encoding carboxypeptidase-like regulatory domain-containing protein: MIQKITFFLVVLVAQTCISQVQDRSVINGKVESNTSDLSGIYVINAQTEETVTTDTSGSFSILAKPDDVLVFSSISYKEKRVLLKSEDFSNLNFAVKLNMVMYQLQEVVIKKYDNISAESLGVIPYGQKKYTEAERKLHTATALNATANGGGMVGGSISADPLLNFFSGRTAMLKKEVAVEKKEFLMRLLENMFSLEHFIDRLKIPAEYVKGFEYYAIENDKFTVILNSKNKTSTEFLLGELAVKYKEMLAVGNK, encoded by the coding sequence TTGATTCAGAAAATTACTTTCTTTTTAGTTGTTTTAGTGGCGCAAACTTGTATCTCTCAAGTACAAGATCGATCTGTTATAAATGGAAAAGTCGAATCAAATACTTCAGATTTGAGCGGTATCTATGTAATTAATGCTCAGACAGAAGAAACTGTTACAACAGATACTTCTGGATCTTTTTCGATTTTAGCAAAACCAGATGATGTTTTGGTTTTTTCTTCTATAAGTTATAAAGAAAAAAGAGTTTTATTAAAATCAGAAGATTTTTCGAATCTTAATTTTGCTGTAAAACTAAATATGGTCATGTATCAGCTGCAAGAAGTTGTTATTAAAAAATATGATAATATCAGTGCAGAAAGTTTAGGTGTAATACCTTATGGTCAGAAAAAATATACTGAAGCAGAAAGAAAATTGCATACGGCAACGGCATTGAATGCAACTGCAAATGGAGGCGGAATGGTGGGTGGATCTATTTCTGCTGATCCTTTGCTTAATTTTTTCTCAGGAAGAACAGCGATGTTAAAAAAGGAAGTGGCTGTAGAGAAAAAAGAGTTTTTAATGAGGCTTTTAGAAAATATGTTTAGTTTGGAACATTTTATTGACAGATTAAAAATTCCTGCGGAATATGTAAAAGGATTTGAATATTATGCAATAGAAAACGACAAGTTTACAGTAATTTTAAATTCGAAAAATAAAACTTCGACAGAATTCTTGTTGGGCGAGTTAGCGGTAAAATATAAAGAAATGCTTGCCGTTGGAAACAAGTAA